GTGCTGTCGCGGCCGGAGAGGCGCACCGCGAAGCTCACCCGCAGCGGTTGCCCGGCGCCGCCGGCTGCCGCCCGGTAGAGCAGCAGGGCCCACACCGTGTGCAGGGCGCTGCTCTCCCCGGCGCCGCGGGCCGCGGCCCAGGACCGCAGTCGGGAGCTGTGGGGTTCCTCCAGCCGTCGGCGCAGCCGCCCGCTGCCGGGGTCGCCGTCCGGTCCGGGGGCCGGTGGGGGTCCGGGGGCGGGGTGGGGGTGGCGGCCGGGGGTGGTCGCGGCGTGGCGCGGGGGTGCGGTGCGCGTCCACAGTTCGCGGGCGCCGTCGCTGCCCTGGCGGGCCAGCCAGCGGGCGTGGTCGCGCAGGTCGGGGCGGCGTTCGCCGCCGGGCAGGACGCCGTCGGCGAGGTAGGCGCGGTAGAACTCGCGCAGCAGCAGGCGCACGCCGCGTTCGTCGAGGAGGGCGCGGTGGCAGGTCAGGAGCAGCCGTGCGGGGGCGTGCGGGGTGTGGGCGTGCGGGGTGTGGGGGTGGGGGGCGGGGTGCAGGACGGTCAGGCGCAGCAGGGGCGGGCGGTGCAGGGGGAAGGGGCGTCGGCGGTCCTGGGAGAGGAGGTCCGGCCAGTGGGGGCCGGTGTGGTGGGCGATGTCCACTTCGGCGTGCGGGTGCAGGACCAGGCGGGGTTGCGCGGTCCAGTCCAGGGCGGCCCGCAGGATCGATTCCCGTTCGCACACCGACTGCCAGGCCGCGTCGAAGCGGGCGCGGTCCAGTGGTCCGGTCCAGGTCCAGTGGAGTTGGCGCAGGGAGAGGCCGGGGCCGCCGGGGGTGGTGACGGCCTCGCGCAGCAGGTCGTGCTGGTGGCCGGTGAGGGCGAGGGGGTGGCCGTCGGCGGGCCGGGGGCCGAGGAGGTCGGCCAGCAGGGTGGCGTCCAGCAGCCCGTCGCGGCAGGGGGGTTGGTGGGGTCCGGGGGCGGGGTGCAGGCGCAGGGTGTGCCGGCCGGGGCCGTGGGGCTGGAGGGCGACGTGGTAGCGGCGGTGGCCTTCGGCGATCCGCGCGGTGAACCGTTCGGCGTCCGCGTCGTCGGACAGGCCGAGTACGTCCAGGACCAGGCCGCGTCCGCCCGCCGCGGCCGCGGGTTCGGTGCGGGGGGTGGCGGCGGGGTGGAGGTGGTGGACCACGGTCAGGGGCGCGGCCGGGTCGGCGGTGGCGGGCCGGCCGGTCACCGGCTGGCCCGGGCGGGGGCTGCGGGCGGGCGGGCACGGCGGGCGGGGTGGGGGGCCTGGGCCCGGGGCGCGGGCACGGTTCAGGCGGCACGGCGGGTCGGGCGGGGCGCGGACGGCGTCCGGGGCGGTCGCCTCGTGTGCACGGCTGCGTTCACGGCGTCCGCCTTCCCTCGCCCCGGCCGGAGGTGACCGGTCGCAGGAAGCGTAGTTCGCCGCCGGGCCGCGGGGCGGTTTCCTTGAGCGGCCCTGCAGTGCTCCGCGATGCGGTGTCGAGAGCGCGGGCGGCGCCGCCCGCGCCCGCGGGGCCGGCGGGGCCGGCGGGGGCGGGGTGGGGGCGGTGGGCGGCGGCGAGCAGGTAGCGGTCCTGGACGAGGTGGGCGGCCACCTCCCACGGCCCGGACGGCCGCCCGGCACCGGCACCGGCACCGGGGCCGGTGTCGGGGCGGGGGTCGTGGCCGGGGTCGGTGTCGGGGCCGGTCGGGGTGTGCAGGAAGGGCCGGCCGAGGGTGTCGTGGCCGAGGGCGGGGGCCGGCATGCGGTGGCGGGCGCCGTGGCCCAGGGCCTGGGCGTGGGCCTCGCGCAGGGTCCACAGCGACAGCAGCCGGGTGCGGCGTTCGCCGGCGGGCAGGGCGTCGAGGGCGGCGGCTTCCCGTGGGGTGCACAGCTGGTCGCGCAGGGTCGCGTAGGGCAGGTCGCGGGCGGCCGGTTCGGCGTGCACGCCGATGGGGCCGGTGCGGCTGACGCCGACGGCGATGAGTTCGCCGGTGTGGGCGACGCCGAGCTCGATGCGGGCGCCGGCTTCGGCGCCGCGCAGGACGGGCCGGCCGCCGGGGCGGTGGGCCAGGTCCAGGGTGTGCGGGGGGACGTCCAGGGCGGTGGCGGCGGTGTACTTGAGGACCACGCGCGAGACGGCGAACCGCATCCGGGCGGCCGCGGCCGGCGTCTGCCGGTAGCGCGGCCAGTCCCCGGCGAGCAGCGGGCGCAGTGCGGGGTCCAGGAGGACGGCGGTCAGCCACTGGCCCCAGGTCGTGCAGAGCAGGGCCCGTCCGGTGTCCTCCAGCCGGTCGGCGAGTTCCTCCCAGGGGCCTTCCGGTCCGGCGATGTGGACGGGCGCCTGCAGACCGGCGGGGGCGGGCGGGCCGGCGGGGGCGGGGGGCCCGGCGTGGTGGGTCGTCCGGTGCATCGGGGGCTCCTCCTGTCGGTGCTCGTCGCGCGCGGCTCGCTGCTCATCGCAGTCGGCGTACCGTGTTCTGCGCGTGCCAGGCGGCCAGGCGCAGCGTGTCGGTGGCGGCCCGGCCCAGCCAGGTGCGGACCTGGGCGCGGACGTCGGCCGCTCCCCCGTCCGGGTGTCCGCGGGCGGCGTCCGGGTCCGTGTCGGGGGCGGGTGGTGCGGTGGCGTCGGGGCGGAGCATCACCTGCTGGGCGCAGACGGCCAGGACGCCGTCGCGGTGGGGCTCCAGGGACCATTCGCCGCTGTGGGCGGCGATGGGGTGGGGGGTGGCCAGTTCCTTGTAGACGATGCGTGCGGCGGCGGGGAAGCACAGGCGTACCGAGCGGGTGGCCAGGGTGCGGCCGTCGGGGGTGGCGCAGGTGTCCAGGGAGGCGAGCTGGATGCCGGGGGTGTCCTCGGTGACGTGGGCGGCGTCGATGTGGGGGACGCGGTCGGGCCAGTGCTCGACGTGGTAGAGGAA
Above is a window of Streptomyces subrutilus DNA encoding:
- a CDS encoding condensation domain-containing protein, translated to MTGRPATADPAAPLTVVHHLHPAATPRTEPAAAAGGRGLVLDVLGLSDDADAERFTARIAEGHRRYHVALQPHGPGRHTLRLHPAPGPHQPPCRDGLLDATLLADLLGPRPADGHPLALTGHQHDLLREAVTTPGGPGLSLRQLHWTWTGPLDRARFDAAWQSVCERESILRAALDWTAQPRLVLHPHAEVDIAHHTGPHWPDLLSQDRRRPFPLHRPPLLRLTVLHPAPHPHTPHAHTPHAPARLLLTCHRALLDERGVRLLLREFYRAYLADGVLPGGERRPDLRDHARWLARQGSDGARELWTRTAPPRHAATTPGRHPHPAPGPPPAPGPDGDPGSGRLRRRLEEPHSSRLRSWAAARGAGESSALHTVWALLLYRAAAGGAGQPLRVSFAVRLSGRDSTAPSGAGIPGLLGGPLPLTVRVDRAQPLSALLRQVRDALLDLSAYPWVSQDQIRAWSGRTGPEELSESVVAFETPDTLPAALRGELRARGITVDEPRTAAEDAAPTPPLALTARHDDTGALVLDAVYDRAVWTDTDARTVLGQCLALLEALTELPDPDPESDPGPESDPGPDAGTGAGSAPGRRPRGGADPAVGRLLDTLAAAPVPAARPRTGPAPARRPALRTLRRGEPAADVICLLRVPGAAAGVPELFVRGHRGPETVLALELDGPPDAAAAAAVRAAAGAGAGGGPHGPGRLLLCGHGPAAGAAYALARALAGAHRAPGSGGGAVGVVLTGLAGPGDSARALARGLAASTSVRP
- a CDS encoding 4'-phosphopantetheinyl transferase family protein, encoding MHRTTHHAGPPAPAGPPAPAGLQAPVHIAGPEGPWEELADRLEDTGRALLCTTWGQWLTAVLLDPALRPLLAGDWPRYRQTPAAAARMRFAVSRVVLKYTAATALDVPPHTLDLAHRPGGRPVLRGAEAGARIELGVAHTGELIAVGVSRTGPIGVHAEPAARDLPYATLRDQLCTPREAAALDALPAGERRTRLLSLWTLREAHAQALGHGARHRMPAPALGHDTLGRPFLHTPTGPDTDPGHDPRPDTGPGAGAGAGRPSGPWEVAAHLVQDRYLLAAAHRPHPAPAGPAGPAGAGGAARALDTASRSTAGPLKETAPRPGGELRFLRPVTSGRGEGRRTP